GTCGTATCGGTTTCCTCGATGTTCAGAATCATCAGAGATTGACTTTTCTCACCAATCACTTTCTACTCCCAGCTCTGACCATCGCCCAACTTTACAAATGCCGCTGGCAGGTCGAACTCTTCTTCCGCTGGATCAAACAACACCTGCGGATCAAATCGTTTTATGGAACATCCGAAAACGCTGTCAAAACTCAAATATGGACCGCCATTTCGGTCTATGTCCTGGTCGCCATCATCAAAAAGCAACTCAACCTGCAAATCAGTCTCTACACTTTTCTGCAAATCTTAAGCGTCACGATCTTTGAGAATCGTCCTATTTTACAAGTGGTTACGGATTTCAATGACCTGACCCAAGAAAGACATCCCCGTAACCTCCAGCTATTCTTGGACTTCTAATCGGACACCAGTGATGTAGGAAGCATCTTTTTTTGACTCAAGGGTTCTGGTCGTAAGGCCGGAACCCTCGTTTTTTTGTACACTCGCCAGCCGGTTACTCCTGGAGATGTCCTTTCCCTCCTGCCGAAAATGTCGATCCTTCTCGGACTTGCTCACTCGAATTTGTGAACTCGGCCTTCGGACGGGGCGTGCTCGCTCCGCTGTGCGCCCGTCGCTAAGCTCGTCGCTCCTGCTCGCCGCGACAGCGACCCTCAGACAGCACAAATTCGTCCCCTTCGGGGTCGTTCCCTCGTCCAGGAAGGGAGTCCAGAGATTTTCAGAAAGTCGGTTCAAGGACATCTCCGGACCGCCTGACAACTGCCCTCCTCACCGATGCCGGCCTGAGCCCCACGACCAGCAAGGCATTGTCCCGAAGTCGAGAGCTTTTCTTCTTGGGAGTTGTGTGGTAAGTTAGCACGCAGAAAGGATGCTCCAGTAACCGCATGCCGGAACACGTGCTAAAACCAGGTTTCCCCGTAATGCTTCTCGTCATGGACGGGTGGGGACTCGCAAAGGATGGCCCTGGAAATGCGGTCTCACTCGCCAGACTCCCGAACATGAAGTTTTTCGGGTCCAATTTTCCATGCTCCAGGCTCCTGGCTTGCGAAGGAGCGGTCGGACTTCCCCAGGGTCAAATGGGTAACTCAGAGGTCGGCCATCTCAACCTGGGGGCGGGAAGGATTGTTTATCAGGAGTTCACAAGAATCGACAAGGCCATCGAGGACGGGTCCTTTGTCAGAAACGAACAATTCCTTAGGGCAATAGATCATGCCAGGAAAAGCGGTTCTTCGCTTCATCTGATGGGGTTGGTTTCGGACGGAGGAGTTCACAGCCATGTAAGACATTTGAGCGCGCTCCTTGGTCTCGCCCTCAAACGCGGTATGGAGAAAGTATTCATTCACGCCTTCCTTGACGGGAGAGATGTCCCACCGAAAAGCGCATTGGAGTATCTGGGAACGCTTGAAGATGACCTGAAGAAGTTGCGAAGCGGAAAAATAGCAACCGTGATGGGGCGCTACTACGGCATGGACAGGGACAAGAGATGGGACAGAGTAGAGAAGGCTTTTGATGCGATCGCCCGTGGCAGCGGAATCAAAGTGAAGACCTCGCTGGAAGCCGTCGAACGCGCCTACGAGAGGGCAGAAACCGATGAGTTTGTCTTGCCGACGGTCATAGAGACTACGGAAGGGAAACCGGTAGGACCTGTGAGTGAGCATGACTCAATAATATTTTTCAATTTCAGGCCCGACAGAGCCAGGGAGATAACACGAGCGTTCACAGAGATCAAATTCGATGGATTTGAGAGGAAGCGAATCTACAGTGACCTCTGTTTTGTCTGCATGACTCAATACCAGGCGGGAATCCCGGCTGCAGTCGCTTTTCCCCTGGTGGAGATAAAGGATACGCTTGGCGAGGTGCTTTCGAAGCGAGGCCTGACCCAGCTTAGAATCGCTGAGACCGAGAAGTATGCGCACGTGACATTCTTTTTCAACGGTGGAGATGAGAAAGCGTTTCCTGGAGAGGACAGATTCCTGGTGCAATCTCCGAACGTTGCAACTTATGACCTTATGCCCCAAATGAGTGCCTACGGTGTGGCCGATGAGGCAGAGAAGCGGATTCTCTCCCGGTCTTACGATTTCATAGTTTTGAACTTTGCCAACGCGGACATGGTTGGGCACACTGGCGTTATCCCGGCTGCAGTCGCTGCGGTCGAGGCCGTTGATGAGTGTGCAGGACGAATTGTGAGTGCTGTTCAGGGCCTTGGCGGGACTGCCTTCATAACTTCAGATCATGGAAATGCCGACGCGATGCTGGATGAG
This genomic stretch from Candidatus Eisenbacteria bacterium harbors:
- a CDS encoding transposase, translating into RIGFLDVQNHQRLTFLTNHFLLPALTIAQLYKCRWQVELFFRWIKQHLRIKSFYGTSENAVKTQIWTAISVYVLVAIIKKQLNLQISLYTFLQILSVTIFENRPILQVVTDFNDLTQERHPRNLQLFLDF
- the gpmI gene encoding 2,3-bisphosphoglycerate-independent phosphoglycerate mutase, whose protein sequence is MPEHVLKPGFPVMLLVMDGWGLAKDGPGNAVSLARLPNMKFFGSNFPCSRLLACEGAVGLPQGQMGNSEVGHLNLGAGRIVYQEFTRIDKAIEDGSFVRNEQFLRAIDHARKSGSSLHLMGLVSDGGVHSHVRHLSALLGLALKRGMEKVFIHAFLDGRDVPPKSALEYLGTLEDDLKKLRSGKIATVMGRYYGMDRDKRWDRVEKAFDAIARGSGIKVKTSLEAVERAYERAETDEFVLPTVIETTEGKPVGPVSEHDSIIFFNFRPDRAREITRAFTEIKFDGFERKRIYSDLCFVCMTQYQAGIPAAVAFPLVEIKDTLGEVLSKRGLTQLRIAETEKYAHVTFFFNGGDEKAFPGEDRFLVQSPNVATYDLMPQMSAYGVADEAEKRILSRSYDFIVLNFANADMVGHTGVIPAAVAAVEAVDECAGRIVSAVQGLGGTAFITSDHGNADAMLDEEGKEQTAHSMNPVPAILVSRKKFKGLRDGILADVAPTVLDIMGIEKPPAMTGQSLLIR